A portion of the Hoplias malabaricus isolate fHopMal1 chromosome 1, fHopMal1.hap1, whole genome shotgun sequence genome contains these proteins:
- the notchl gene encoding neurogenic locus notch homolog protein 1 isoform X1, translating to MVLMMALIFILWPFSQAKASPSDPWSSCPVDKMCKSKFANGVCDKECSGSQCLKDGFDCVPTESCVTDYIQYCRDHYGNTHCEGSCSSAPCGWDGSDCHTNKRPNWAKGTLVVQTSIPFHTGPFQNISVLWAISILLHTSVKLRGVVPFQPSADFSSLDTQQLIDLHRQAPTYKSNGSLLFLQVDNRPCSVLPNTCFPYAMEAADFLSAFLQLGQAPVHIKTQIQTLISIKAIENEIVDKESSSDNPEVNDKDSAAWLWPVVGVAMGVSVALLVVAVVMLVWVRRRRERREGGQRVRHRLTVTDDNNGSKAWTQRSNDQREARGRSASGKDRNGMKKKKKGKELGRKRREPLGEDAIRMSRPLRKDLDIGSDTDMTQSSMEDINRTICDHRSPAQKHFNVNHQQSSVPVPPRRWDRNAPPPQQMGPSNSAPVQWCGPDGSVVLIRAVRSGLDRVVLELLRAGVPVNNTDHTGRSALHWACSVNHLSLARTLIRYGAAVDLQDHKGETALFLSALHGCYETARFLLLNGANQELTDCRGRRPLNVARDGMHHQVLELLLAHRVHHSPYPMDPTTEVLWDDRTYMYSPWAASPPCLPGRSSSFSGVIAHRDMSSPLLSNDWVMSREQCASPQSWRPPVNQSATALVSPRILGRPSRPISTLQEVTSDAEEEDREGSKDITRATTPHFLSPQPAPRQRSFSCTQHALQRRFSGHQPELSTTVQHEKQANEHVEIVVMPHPKAKPSQAMVESAGTVFSPIRADSERDSKSPEPKGQSEVVSNDPVSVQNVK from the exons ATGGTCCTGATGATGGCCCTGATCTTCATCCTGTGGCCCTTCAGTCAAG CCAAAGCCTCTCCCAGTGATCCATGGAGCAGCTGTCCAGTGGATAAAATGTGCAAGTCCAAGTTTGCGAACGGCGTTTGTGATAAAGAATGCTCCGGGTCTCAGTGTCTGAAGGACGGTTTTGACTGTGTGCCCACGGAATCCTGCGT TACAGACTACATTCAGTACTGCCGCGACCACTACggcaacacacactgtgagGGAAGCTGCAGCTCTGCCCCCTGTGGGTGGGATGGCTCAGACTGCCATACAAACAAGCGTCCCAACTGGGCCAAAGGAACCCTGGTCGTGCAGACTAGCATCCCCTTCCATACGGGACCCTTCCAGAACATCTCTGTGTTGTGGGCTATCAGCATCCTGCTCCATACCAGTGTTAAACTGAGGGGAGTGGTGCCCTTCCAGCCCAGTGCTGACTTCTCAAGTCTGGACACTCAGCAGCTGATAGACCTGCACAGACAAGCACCTACATATAAAAGCAATGG GTCACTGTTGTTTCTTCAGGTGGACAACAGACCCTGCTCTGTTCTGCCCAACACCTGTTTCCCATACGCCATGGAGGCTGCTGATTTCCTGAGCGCCTTTCTGCAGCTGGGCCAAGCACCAGTTCATATTAAAACCCAAATACAGACCCTAATCAGCATCAAGGCCATTGAAAATGAGATTGTGGACAAAGAAAGCAGCTCAGACAACCCAGAGG TAAACGATAAAGACTCTGCAGCCTGGCTGTGGCCTGTAGTGGGCGTAGCCATGGGTGTTTCTGTGGCACTGCTTGTGGTCGCTGTGGTGATGCTGGTGTGGGTCAGGAGAAGGagggaaaggagagagggaggacaaCGTGTGCGCCACAGGTTAACGGTTACGGACGACAACAACGGCAGCAAAGCCTGGACACAGCGATCCAATGACCAGCGTGAGGCCAGGGGCCGGTCTGCGAGCGGGAAGGACAGAAACGgcatgaagaaaaagaaaaaagggaagGAGCTGGGGAGGAAACGCAGGGAACCACTCGGAGAGGATGCCATACGGATGAG CAGGCCACTTAGGAAAGACCTGGACATCGGTAGTGACACGGACATGACCCAGAGCTCCATGGAGGACATCAACCGGACGATATGTGACCACAGGTCACCAGCCCAGAAGCACTTCAACGTCAATCACCAGCAGTCGTCGGTGCCAG TGCCACCAAGAAGATGGGACAGGAATGCCCCGCCCCCACAACAAATGGGCCCAAGCAAC TCAGCTCCGGTGCAGTGGTGTGGTCCAGATGGCTCTGTGGTTCTGATTCGAGCTGTGAGGAGTGGACTGGACCGAGTGGTTCTGGAGCTGCTGAGGGCTGGAGTGCCGGTTAACAACACCGACCACACTG GGAGGTCCGCCCTGCACTGGGCATGCTCAGTAAATCACCTCTCATTGGCTCGGACGCTGATCCGCTATGGCGCCGCAGTGGATCTTCAGGATCACAAG GGTGAgactgctctctttctctccgccCTTCACGGATGCTATGAGACCGCCAGATTCCTCCTCCTAAACGGTGCCAATCAGGAGCTGACTGACTGTAGAGGGCGAAGGCCCTTAAATGTGGCCCGGGATGGGATGCATCACCAGGTGCTGGAGCTGCTCCTGGCCCACAGAGTTCACCACAGTCCTTATCCCATGGACCCGACCACTGAGGTGCTGTGGGATGACCGTACTTACATGTATTCTCCATGGGCAGCTTCACCTCCCTGTCTACCTGGCAGAAGCTCCTCCTTTTCTGGGGTCATCGCACACCGGGACATGTCTTCACCTCTGCTCAG CAATGACTGGGTAATGAGCAGGGAACAGTGCGCTTCACCCCAAAGCTGGCGGCCGCCAGTCAACCAGTCAGCCACGGCATTGGTCAGCCCCAGAATCCTCGGCCGTCCTTCACGACCAATCAGCACACTTCAGGAGGTCACTTCAGACGCTGAAGAAGAAGACAGAGAAGGCTCGAAGGACATCACACGGGCTACAACACCGCACTTCTTGTCTCCTCAGCCAGCGCCCAGGCAGAGGTCGTTCTCCTGCACCCAGCATGCACTCCAGCGCAGATTCAGCGGACACCAGCCAGAGCTCTCTACCACCGTCCAGCACGAGAAACAAGCTAATGAGCACGTCGAGATAGTGGTCATGCCCCATCCCAAGGCAAAACCCAGCCAAGCTATGGTTGAAAGTGCAGGGACGGTCTTCAGTCCTATCCGGGCCGATTCAGAGAGGGACAGTAAGAGCCCTGAGCCAAAAGGCCAGAGTGAGGTGGTCAGCAATGACCCTGTGTCGGTCCAGAATGttaagtga
- the notchl gene encoding neurogenic locus notch homolog protein 1 isoform X3, producing the protein MVLMMALIFILWPFSQASPSDPWSSCPVDKMCKSKFANGVCDKECSGSQCLKDGFDCVPTESCVTDYIQYCRDHYGNTHCEGSCSSAPCGWDGSDCHTNKRPNWAKGTLVVQTSIPFHTGPFQNISVLWAISILLHTSVKLRGVVPFQPSADFSSLDTQQLIDLHRQAPTYKSNGSLLFLQVDNRPCSVLPNTCFPYAMEAADFLSAFLQLGQAPVHIKTQIQTLISIKAIENEIVDKESSSDNPEVNDKDSAAWLWPVVGVAMGVSVALLVVAVVMLVWVRRRRERREGGQRVRHRLTVTDDNNGSKAWTQRSNDQREARGRSASGKDRNGMKKKKKGKELGRKRREPLGEDAIRMSRPLRKDLDIGSDTDMTQSSMEDINRTICDHRSPAQKHFNVNHQQSSVPVPPRRWDRNAPPPQQMGPSNSAPVQWCGPDGSVVLIRAVRSGLDRVVLELLRAGVPVNNTDHTGRSALHWACSVNHLSLARTLIRYGAAVDLQDHKGETALFLSALHGCYETARFLLLNGANQELTDCRGRRPLNVARDGMHHQVLELLLAHRVHHSPYPMDPTTEVLWDDRTYMYSPWAASPPCLPGRSSSFSGVIAHRDMSSPLLSNDWVMSREQCASPQSWRPPVNQSATALVSPRILGRPSRPISTLQEVTSDAEEEDREGSKDITRATTPHFLSPQPAPRQRSFSCTQHALQRRFSGHQPELSTTVQHEKQANEHVEIVVMPHPKAKPSQAMVESAGTVFSPIRADSERDSKSPEPKGQSEVVSNDPVSVQNVK; encoded by the exons ATGGTCCTGATGATGGCCCTGATCTTCATCCTGTGGCCCTTCAGTCAAG CCTCTCCCAGTGATCCATGGAGCAGCTGTCCAGTGGATAAAATGTGCAAGTCCAAGTTTGCGAACGGCGTTTGTGATAAAGAATGCTCCGGGTCTCAGTGTCTGAAGGACGGTTTTGACTGTGTGCCCACGGAATCCTGCGT TACAGACTACATTCAGTACTGCCGCGACCACTACggcaacacacactgtgagGGAAGCTGCAGCTCTGCCCCCTGTGGGTGGGATGGCTCAGACTGCCATACAAACAAGCGTCCCAACTGGGCCAAAGGAACCCTGGTCGTGCAGACTAGCATCCCCTTCCATACGGGACCCTTCCAGAACATCTCTGTGTTGTGGGCTATCAGCATCCTGCTCCATACCAGTGTTAAACTGAGGGGAGTGGTGCCCTTCCAGCCCAGTGCTGACTTCTCAAGTCTGGACACTCAGCAGCTGATAGACCTGCACAGACAAGCACCTACATATAAAAGCAATGG GTCACTGTTGTTTCTTCAGGTGGACAACAGACCCTGCTCTGTTCTGCCCAACACCTGTTTCCCATACGCCATGGAGGCTGCTGATTTCCTGAGCGCCTTTCTGCAGCTGGGCCAAGCACCAGTTCATATTAAAACCCAAATACAGACCCTAATCAGCATCAAGGCCATTGAAAATGAGATTGTGGACAAAGAAAGCAGCTCAGACAACCCAGAGG TAAACGATAAAGACTCTGCAGCCTGGCTGTGGCCTGTAGTGGGCGTAGCCATGGGTGTTTCTGTGGCACTGCTTGTGGTCGCTGTGGTGATGCTGGTGTGGGTCAGGAGAAGGagggaaaggagagagggaggacaaCGTGTGCGCCACAGGTTAACGGTTACGGACGACAACAACGGCAGCAAAGCCTGGACACAGCGATCCAATGACCAGCGTGAGGCCAGGGGCCGGTCTGCGAGCGGGAAGGACAGAAACGgcatgaagaaaaagaaaaaagggaagGAGCTGGGGAGGAAACGCAGGGAACCACTCGGAGAGGATGCCATACGGATGAG CAGGCCACTTAGGAAAGACCTGGACATCGGTAGTGACACGGACATGACCCAGAGCTCCATGGAGGACATCAACCGGACGATATGTGACCACAGGTCACCAGCCCAGAAGCACTTCAACGTCAATCACCAGCAGTCGTCGGTGCCAG TGCCACCAAGAAGATGGGACAGGAATGCCCCGCCCCCACAACAAATGGGCCCAAGCAAC TCAGCTCCGGTGCAGTGGTGTGGTCCAGATGGCTCTGTGGTTCTGATTCGAGCTGTGAGGAGTGGACTGGACCGAGTGGTTCTGGAGCTGCTGAGGGCTGGAGTGCCGGTTAACAACACCGACCACACTG GGAGGTCCGCCCTGCACTGGGCATGCTCAGTAAATCACCTCTCATTGGCTCGGACGCTGATCCGCTATGGCGCCGCAGTGGATCTTCAGGATCACAAG GGTGAgactgctctctttctctccgccCTTCACGGATGCTATGAGACCGCCAGATTCCTCCTCCTAAACGGTGCCAATCAGGAGCTGACTGACTGTAGAGGGCGAAGGCCCTTAAATGTGGCCCGGGATGGGATGCATCACCAGGTGCTGGAGCTGCTCCTGGCCCACAGAGTTCACCACAGTCCTTATCCCATGGACCCGACCACTGAGGTGCTGTGGGATGACCGTACTTACATGTATTCTCCATGGGCAGCTTCACCTCCCTGTCTACCTGGCAGAAGCTCCTCCTTTTCTGGGGTCATCGCACACCGGGACATGTCTTCACCTCTGCTCAG CAATGACTGGGTAATGAGCAGGGAACAGTGCGCTTCACCCCAAAGCTGGCGGCCGCCAGTCAACCAGTCAGCCACGGCATTGGTCAGCCCCAGAATCCTCGGCCGTCCTTCACGACCAATCAGCACACTTCAGGAGGTCACTTCAGACGCTGAAGAAGAAGACAGAGAAGGCTCGAAGGACATCACACGGGCTACAACACCGCACTTCTTGTCTCCTCAGCCAGCGCCCAGGCAGAGGTCGTTCTCCTGCACCCAGCATGCACTCCAGCGCAGATTCAGCGGACACCAGCCAGAGCTCTCTACCACCGTCCAGCACGAGAAACAAGCTAATGAGCACGTCGAGATAGTGGTCATGCCCCATCCCAAGGCAAAACCCAGCCAAGCTATGGTTGAAAGTGCAGGGACGGTCTTCAGTCCTATCCGGGCCGATTCAGAGAGGGACAGTAAGAGCCCTGAGCCAAAAGGCCAGAGTGAGGTGGTCAGCAATGACCCTGTGTCGGTCCAGAATGttaagtga
- the tap1 gene encoding antigen peptide transporter 1, translating to MKAAMEWYLFFFLLLCVDVCVVKTLVVGQVFSLLFPNPFTTLWVGGLLRIFFPLLTVFSYSGSPAWLRSFEGVQTVIVHGLLHPAYLTFLWACDWSAVELLWGWHTWEGLLQGYGIMALSFLLWKRYVPSVFKKPKDKSKAKGKTPLQRLLGYLDPYRKRFIAIISLVILSSIGEMAIPHYTGKMTDWIMKEDEPEAFDNAIKIMSLMTIMSAVLEFVCDLTYNTTMSLIHTSIQRQVFQCVLKQEVAFFDKKRTGDIVSRITTDTNTMSESLSEELSLLMWYSCRLFFLLCSMLFLSARLTIFTILGLPIIWIIPEFTGRFYQAHSVKVQESLAKANSVATETFSCMKTVKSFANEDGHTEKYKKCLEDTYSLNKVEAAAYAASTWTNSMSTLALKVSILYYGGQLVTGNDVSSGDLVSFVLYELQFTHAVEAMMSYYPRVKKAIGASEKIFEYVDREPEIPPEGNLAPESLKGHVSFSNVFFAYPTRPEEKVLKGVSLELKPGEITALVGPADGGKSTIVRLLERFYQPQSGEILLDGKPLYSYKDQYLHDKISVVSQEPLLFARSIRENIKYGREDISDEQMINAAKLASAHEFISTFPDQYSEDAGEKGSKVSGGQKQRIAIARALIRQPQILVLDDATSDLDDRNVHMVEQAILKLKQQGPRTILLITHRMSGVELADSVLFLGAGEVLEQGSHKELLERNGHYAQFLQQQNTGFHRKSQATEDSGSSS from the exons ATGAAGGCTGCGATGGAGTGGTATCTGTTCTTTTtcttgttgctgtgtgtggatgtgtgcgTGGTGAAGACGCTGGTCGTGGGGCAGGTCTTCTCACTGCTTTTCCCAAACCCCTTTACTACGCTGTGGGTTGGGGGACTGTTGAGGATCTTCTTCCCTCTCCTCACAGTCTTCTCCTACTCTGGGAGCCCTGCCTGGCTCAGGAGCTTCGAGGGAGTCCAGACTGTGATTGTTCATGGTTTATTGCATCCGGCCTACCTCACATTCCTCTGGGCATGCGACTGGTCAGCCGTGGAGCTCCTCTGGGGATGGCACACCTGGGAGGGG CTGCTCCAGGGTTATGGCATCATGGCTCTGTCATTTCTGCTGTGGAAACGCTATGTCCCCTCCGTTTTCAAAAAGCCAAAGGACAAATCCAAGGCAAAAGGCAAAACACCTCTGCAAAGGCTGCTGGGATACCTGGACCCATATCGCAAACGCTTCATCGCTATCATCTCCTTAGTGATCCTGTCCTCCATAG GGGAGATGGCTATACCTCATTACACGGGAAAAATGACCGACTGGATCATGAAAGAGGACGAGCCTGAGGCTTTCGATAACGCCATCaagattatgtcactcatgacCATCATGAG TGCGGTGCtagagtttgtgtgtgatctCACATACAACACCACAATGAGCCTCATCCACACCTCCATTCAGAGGCAGGTCTTCCAGTGTGTGCTCAAGCAGGAGGTCGCTTTCTTTGATAAGAAGAGGACAG GTGACATTGTGTCTCGGATCACCACAGACACCAACACCATGAGTGAAAGTCTGAGTGAAGAACTAAGTCTGCTCATGTGGTACTCTTGCCGCCTGTTCTTCCTCTTATGCTCAATGCTGTTTCTTTCTGCCCGGCTGACCATCTTCACCATCCTGGGCCTCCCCATTATCTGGATCATCCCTGAGTTTACTGGAAGGTTCTACCAG gcACATTCTGTGAAAGTGCAGGAATCTCTTGCCAAGGCGAATAGCGTTGCCACAGAGACTTTCTCCTGCATGAAGACAGTGAAGAGCTTTGCCAACGAGGATGGACACACGGAGAAGTACAAGAAATGTCTAGAGGACACCTACTCTCTTAACAAAGTGGAGGCTGCAGCCTACGCTGCCTCCACCTGGACCAACAGC ATGTCTACTCTGGCTTTGAAAGTCAGCATCCTGTACTATGGCGGCCAGCTGGTGACAGGGAATGATGTCAGCAGTGGGGACCTTGTGTCTTTTGTGTTGTACGAACTGCAGTTCACTCATGCTGTGGAG GCTATGATGTCCTACTACCCTCGTGTGAAGAAGGCCATTGGAGCCTCAGAGAAGATTTTCGAGTATGTGGACAGGGAGCCTGAAATTCCTCCTGAAGGAAATTTAGCTCCTGAGAGTCTTAAGGGTCACGTCTCCTTCAGCAACGTTTTCTTCGCTTATCCCACAAGGCCTGAAGAGAAGGTTCTCAAG GGTGTTTCTTTGGAGCTGAAGCCAGGGGAGATCACTGCCCTTGTGGGTCCCGCAGACGGAGGCAAAAGCACCATCGTTCGACTACTAGAGAGGTTCTACCAGCCCCAGAGTGGTGAGATCTTACTGGACGGAAAGCCGCTGTACAGTTACAAGGACCAGTACCTGCATGACAAG ATTAGCGTGGTGTCCCAGGAACCGCTGCTGTTCGCCCGCTCCATCAGAGAGAACATCAAATACGGCAGAGAAGACATCTCTGATGAGCAGATGATAAACGCTGCCAAACTGGCCAGCGCTCACGAATTCATCAGCACATTTCCAGATCAATACAGCGAAG ATGCTGGAGAAAAAGGTAGTAAAGTGTCGGGAGGTCAGAAACAGCGGATAGCCATAGCTCGGGCTTTGATCCGACAGCCGCAGATCCTCGTGCTGGATGACGCTACCAGTGACCTGGATGACAGGAATGTGCATATG gtGGAGCAGGCCATACTGAAGTTGAAGCAGCAAGGTCCCCGCACAATTCTCCTCATCACTCACAGGATGAGTGGAGTGGAACTGGCTGATAGTGTGTTGTTCCTGGGGGCTGGAGAAGTGCTGGAGCAGGGCAGCCATAAGGAGCTTCTGGAGAGAAATGGACACTACGCCCAGTTCCTTCAGCAGCAGAACACGGGCTTCCATCGCAAATCACAGGCGACAGAGGACAGCGGCTCTTCTTCCTAA
- the notchl gene encoding neurogenic locus notch homolog protein 1 isoform X2 yields MVLMMALIFILWPFSQAKASPSDPWSSCPVDKMCKSKFANGVCDKECSGSQCLKDGFDCVPTESCVTDYIQYCRDHYGNTHCEGSCSSAPCGWDGSDCHTNKRPNWAKGTLVVQTSIPFHTGPFQNISVLWAISILLHTSVKLRGVVPFQPSADFSSLDTQQLIDLHRQAPTYKSNGSLLFLQVDNRPCSVLPNTCFPYAMEAADFLSAFLQLGQAPVHIKTQIQTLISIKAIENEIVDKESSSDNPEVNDKDSAAWLWPVVGVAMGVSVALLVVAVVMLVWVRRRRERREGGQRVRHRLTVTDDNNGSKAWTQRSNDQREARGRSASGKDRNGMKKKKKGKELGRKRREPLGEDAIRMRPLRKDLDIGSDTDMTQSSMEDINRTICDHRSPAQKHFNVNHQQSSVPVPPRRWDRNAPPPQQMGPSNSAPVQWCGPDGSVVLIRAVRSGLDRVVLELLRAGVPVNNTDHTGRSALHWACSVNHLSLARTLIRYGAAVDLQDHKGETALFLSALHGCYETARFLLLNGANQELTDCRGRRPLNVARDGMHHQVLELLLAHRVHHSPYPMDPTTEVLWDDRTYMYSPWAASPPCLPGRSSSFSGVIAHRDMSSPLLSNDWVMSREQCASPQSWRPPVNQSATALVSPRILGRPSRPISTLQEVTSDAEEEDREGSKDITRATTPHFLSPQPAPRQRSFSCTQHALQRRFSGHQPELSTTVQHEKQANEHVEIVVMPHPKAKPSQAMVESAGTVFSPIRADSERDSKSPEPKGQSEVVSNDPVSVQNVK; encoded by the exons ATGGTCCTGATGATGGCCCTGATCTTCATCCTGTGGCCCTTCAGTCAAG CCAAAGCCTCTCCCAGTGATCCATGGAGCAGCTGTCCAGTGGATAAAATGTGCAAGTCCAAGTTTGCGAACGGCGTTTGTGATAAAGAATGCTCCGGGTCTCAGTGTCTGAAGGACGGTTTTGACTGTGTGCCCACGGAATCCTGCGT TACAGACTACATTCAGTACTGCCGCGACCACTACggcaacacacactgtgagGGAAGCTGCAGCTCTGCCCCCTGTGGGTGGGATGGCTCAGACTGCCATACAAACAAGCGTCCCAACTGGGCCAAAGGAACCCTGGTCGTGCAGACTAGCATCCCCTTCCATACGGGACCCTTCCAGAACATCTCTGTGTTGTGGGCTATCAGCATCCTGCTCCATACCAGTGTTAAACTGAGGGGAGTGGTGCCCTTCCAGCCCAGTGCTGACTTCTCAAGTCTGGACACTCAGCAGCTGATAGACCTGCACAGACAAGCACCTACATATAAAAGCAATGG GTCACTGTTGTTTCTTCAGGTGGACAACAGACCCTGCTCTGTTCTGCCCAACACCTGTTTCCCATACGCCATGGAGGCTGCTGATTTCCTGAGCGCCTTTCTGCAGCTGGGCCAAGCACCAGTTCATATTAAAACCCAAATACAGACCCTAATCAGCATCAAGGCCATTGAAAATGAGATTGTGGACAAAGAAAGCAGCTCAGACAACCCAGAGG TAAACGATAAAGACTCTGCAGCCTGGCTGTGGCCTGTAGTGGGCGTAGCCATGGGTGTTTCTGTGGCACTGCTTGTGGTCGCTGTGGTGATGCTGGTGTGGGTCAGGAGAAGGagggaaaggagagagggaggacaaCGTGTGCGCCACAGGTTAACGGTTACGGACGACAACAACGGCAGCAAAGCCTGGACACAGCGATCCAATGACCAGCGTGAGGCCAGGGGCCGGTCTGCGAGCGGGAAGGACAGAAACGgcatgaagaaaaagaaaaaagggaagGAGCTGGGGAGGAAACGCAGGGAACCACTCGGAGAGGATGCCATACGGATGAG GCCACTTAGGAAAGACCTGGACATCGGTAGTGACACGGACATGACCCAGAGCTCCATGGAGGACATCAACCGGACGATATGTGACCACAGGTCACCAGCCCAGAAGCACTTCAACGTCAATCACCAGCAGTCGTCGGTGCCAG TGCCACCAAGAAGATGGGACAGGAATGCCCCGCCCCCACAACAAATGGGCCCAAGCAAC TCAGCTCCGGTGCAGTGGTGTGGTCCAGATGGCTCTGTGGTTCTGATTCGAGCTGTGAGGAGTGGACTGGACCGAGTGGTTCTGGAGCTGCTGAGGGCTGGAGTGCCGGTTAACAACACCGACCACACTG GGAGGTCCGCCCTGCACTGGGCATGCTCAGTAAATCACCTCTCATTGGCTCGGACGCTGATCCGCTATGGCGCCGCAGTGGATCTTCAGGATCACAAG GGTGAgactgctctctttctctccgccCTTCACGGATGCTATGAGACCGCCAGATTCCTCCTCCTAAACGGTGCCAATCAGGAGCTGACTGACTGTAGAGGGCGAAGGCCCTTAAATGTGGCCCGGGATGGGATGCATCACCAGGTGCTGGAGCTGCTCCTGGCCCACAGAGTTCACCACAGTCCTTATCCCATGGACCCGACCACTGAGGTGCTGTGGGATGACCGTACTTACATGTATTCTCCATGGGCAGCTTCACCTCCCTGTCTACCTGGCAGAAGCTCCTCCTTTTCTGGGGTCATCGCACACCGGGACATGTCTTCACCTCTGCTCAG CAATGACTGGGTAATGAGCAGGGAACAGTGCGCTTCACCCCAAAGCTGGCGGCCGCCAGTCAACCAGTCAGCCACGGCATTGGTCAGCCCCAGAATCCTCGGCCGTCCTTCACGACCAATCAGCACACTTCAGGAGGTCACTTCAGACGCTGAAGAAGAAGACAGAGAAGGCTCGAAGGACATCACACGGGCTACAACACCGCACTTCTTGTCTCCTCAGCCAGCGCCCAGGCAGAGGTCGTTCTCCTGCACCCAGCATGCACTCCAGCGCAGATTCAGCGGACACCAGCCAGAGCTCTCTACCACCGTCCAGCACGAGAAACAAGCTAATGAGCACGTCGAGATAGTGGTCATGCCCCATCCCAAGGCAAAACCCAGCCAAGCTATGGTTGAAAGTGCAGGGACGGTCTTCAGTCCTATCCGGGCCGATTCAGAGAGGGACAGTAAGAGCCCTGAGCCAAAAGGCCAGAGTGAGGTGGTCAGCAATGACCCTGTGTCGGTCCAGAATGttaagtga